A part of Cryptococcus gattii WM276 chromosome G, complete sequence genomic DNA contains:
- a CDS encoding uncharacterized protein (Similar to TIGR gene model, INSD accession AAW44860.1) gives MADYLGRPSDGDSPFAIGHRAMRDTSSPQPPQQRNPAPRNQYPQPPQQQVQSYGAPLGIPMRGYTASPGPGGRSGMASPGPGARSGMVSPTQGSFPPQAPLQQQQQQGQGSYQQFQRQYSSPPQQQQGFQPQQYQPRPQYGQLQQVRTQGYGSAQSPISPGTASNHGYPPVGSSGSGYTPMQQQQQQQHYDQAPQQHLHYATSPQGRQSQQAQQGQWGPQQHVQTMSSTPPMPSTADNAELRDMFTAFDSSRSGHLSAFDLQKLLAKDATMDAREDSVKMLMNIFDTDRSGSINFQEFEGLYRYIQDWHGIFNRFDRDSSGLIDRTELHSALMGFGFPLPPEMIRKIEKRFTPPPVPGKDAPRGISFDRFLMACVTVKHYTEGFRRVDQRKEGKVTFSYENFMEMVLDAPA, from the exons ATGGCTGACTATCTCGGACGCCCCTCAGACGGAGACTCTCCATTCGCAATAGGCCACAGGGCCATGCGGGACACGTCCTCCCCACAGCCACCACAGCAGCGCAACCCTGCGCCGAGGAACCAGTATCCCCAGCCACCACAGCAGCAGGTCCAGTCCTATGGCGCTCCACTAGGCATTCCCATGAGAGGGTATACTGCTTCCCCAGGGCCTGGAGGGAGGAGCGGTATGGCGTCTCCAGGTCCGGGAGCCAGGAGTGGGATGGTATCGCCCACTCAAGGGTCTTTCCCCCCTCAAGCACCACtacaacaacaacaacagcaggGACAAGGTTCATACCAACAATTCCAGAGACAATACTCTAGCCCTCCCCAACAGCAACAAGGGTTTCAACCGCAACAGTACCAGCCTCGTCCCCAATATGGGCAACTACAACAAGTCCGTACACAGGGTTACGGCAGTGCCCAATCGCCAATCTCTCCGGGCACGGCTTCGAATCACGGGTATCCTCCAGTTGGATCTTCAGGGAGCGGTTATACACCAATgcagcaacaacagcagcaacagcatTATGACCAAGCGCCTCAGCAGCACCTTCATTATGCGACATCACCTCAGGGTAGACAAAGCCAGCAGGCCCAGCAAGGCCAGTGGGGTCCGCAACAACATGTCCAGACTATGTCGAGTACGCCGCCTATGCCTAGTACGGCTGATAATGCCGAATTGAGAGATAT GTTTACTGCCTTCGATAGCTCTAGAAGTGGGCACCTTAGTGCTTTTGATCTTCAAAAGTTGTTGGCAAAGGATGCTACCATGGATGCGAGAGAGGATAGCGTCAAAATG CTGATGA ACATCTTTGACACTGATCGAAGCGGGAGTATCAATTTCCAAGAATTCGAAGGTCTTTACCGATACATCCAA GACTGGCACGGAATTTTCAATCGCTTCGACCGCGATTCTTCCGGCCTCATCGACCGCACCGAACTTCACTCTGCCCTTATGGGCTTTGGCTTCCCCCTCCCTCCCGAGATGATCCGGAAAATCGAGAAACGATTCACCCCACCTCCTGTACCGGGAAAAGACGCGCCCAGGGGGATCAGTTTTGATAGGTTTTTGATGGCTTGTGTGACAGTGAAACATTATACGGAAGGCTTCAGGAG GGTTGATCAACgcaaagaaggaaaagtGACGTTCAGTTACGAGAATTTT ATGGAAATGGTCCTCGACGCTCCGGCATAA
- a CDS encoding Hypothetical protein (Similar to SGTC gene model, INSD accession EAL19766.1; CNBG0590): MSSVSATRSAAATSNRASSSNSTSSTSTVSIPGTAAAGGITVTQPPSTASASYYKIAEDNWITFGWNMTSLYVTPTSLTIVASCSANGNTYRVGPTTSPYNVFPGNTTQVVWNPWEWEQVPTQVAFAEATYVLSIWDERGPGAARKGGYLTPYSGTNFMMYRPAGYTSIADGWQCSTCSDALYTLSQPAHLLVLTTLIVTIISAWGILRRS; the protein is encoded by the exons ATGTCCTCCGTCAGCGCCACCCGATCAGCGGCTGCCACTTCCAACCGGGCGTCCAGCTCCAACAGCACGAGCAGCACCTCTACCGTCAGCATCCCTGGCACCGCCGCTGCTGGCGGCATCACCGTCACCCAGCCACCGAGCACGGCCAGCGCCAGTTACTACAAAATCGCAGAGGATAACTGGATCACCTTTGGCTGGAATATGACCAGTCTCTA CGTCACACCCACATCGCTCACCATCGTCGCCTCCTGCTCTGCCAACGGCAATACGTACCGCGTCGGCCCTACCACATCGCCCTACAACGTTTTCCCGGGCAACACAACACAGGTCGTGTGGAATCCTTGGGAATGGGAACAAGTCCCGACACAGGTGGCGTTTGCCGAAGCGACATATGTACTTTCCATCTGGGACGAAAGAGGCCCTGGAGCGGCGCGAAAGGGAGGGTATCTGACTCCGTATTCCGGAACAAATTTTATGATGTATAGGCCAGCGGGGTATACGAGTATTGCCG ATGGGTGGCAATGTTCCACATGCTCCGATGCCCTTTACACACTCTCCCAACCGGCTCACCTCCTAGTCCTCACGACGCTTATTGTCACCATCATCTCCGCTTGGGGTATCCTCAGAAGATCATAG
- a CDS encoding COP9 signalosome complex subunit 4, putative (Similar to TIGR gene model, INSD accession AAW44862.1~Conserved hypothetical protein) — MDISAALQEASSQQNQKLRSQAYLSLLQSLLQPPLTSASPLIAFGTHFTTSNTVIIIVGRRILGAYLTALLAGTTVVQKGTAKVPLDEEGQADEAEWVTLGKAAFDGEKGEEVRRDVVECVLAAGSSGWCDEQITVLRHLHSHLLMLEEDWEGAARALMPIQLEGGSRLVSDDEKLNVYMQIVRLFLECGEWGQAQTYFTRASLLPRPTDKETRLSMRLSQAKLYDFANDFAKASVTYHEVSHDTSIDPSDRLLILSAAVTTSILAPSGPHRSRILATLNRDDRVHTELPAGLGTMLKKMLLEYIVKPEEMKEFEGALAPHQRAVVEGGGTVLERAVREHNVGACAKVYDNISFSALGAILNLSPSSAETIARRMIEQSRLRAWIDQPSQLIFFESRPQLDTDADAQGTAGGLGVEKEEKEVEKVSWGVRWDERIRGTSLRVEGIAEGILAKGLIGP, encoded by the exons ATGGACATTTCAGCAGCGCTCCAAGAAGCCTCTTCTCAACAAAACCAAAAACTGCGCTCTCAAGCATacctctctctcctccaatcccTCCTGCAACCACCGCTCACATCCGCATCCCCCCTCATCGCTTTCGGCACCCACTTCACAACGTCCAACActgtcatcatcatcgtcgGTCGTCGTATCCTGGGTGCATACCTTACCGCTCTCCTCGCAGGGACCACAGTGGTGCAAAAGGGGACTGCCAAGGTTCCCctggatgaagaagggcaagCTGATGAAGCAGAATGGGTAACGCTTGGTAAAGCGGCGTTTGATGGGGAGAAGGGCGAAGAGGTGAGGCGGGATGTTGTTGAATGTGTGCTTGCAGCTGGGTCTAGTGGGTGGTGCGATGAGCAG ATCACTGTCCTGCGACATCTACATTCGCATCTCCTCATGCTTGAGGAAGACTGGGAAGGCGCTGCCAGAGCATTGATGCCGATCCAGCTTGAGGGTGGTTCACGACTTGTATCTGATGATGAAAAGCTCAACGTGTACATGCAAATCGTCCGTCTCTTCCTCGAG TGCGGCGAATGGGGTCAAGCCCAAACATACTTTACCCGCGCTTCCCTCTTACCCCGCCCGACAGACAAGGAAACCCGTCTATCTATGCGTCTCTCCCAAGCTAAATTATACGATTTCGCGAACGATTTCGCCAAAGCATCTGTCACCTACCATGAAGTCTCACATGACACCTCCATCGATCCTTCCGACCGACTTCTTATCCTCTCCGCCGCTGTCACCACCTCTATCCTCGCTCCTTCTGGCCCTCACCGTTCTCGAATTCTCGCTACGCTCAACCGTGATGACCGGGTCCACACCGAGCTGCCCGCCGGGTTGGGCACCatgttgaagaagatgctgTTGGAATATATCGTGAAACCGGAGGAAATGAAAGAGTTTGAAGGGGCATTAGCACCGCATCAGCGAGCGGTCGTAGAAGGCGGTGGGACAGTCTTGGAAAGAGCTGTACGAGAGCACAACGTCGGAGCATGTGCCAAAGTATACGACAacatctccttctccgcCCTGGGCGCGATCCTGAATCTCTCACCGTCTTCAGCCGAGACGATCGCTCGTCGTATGATTGAACAATCCCGTCTTCGCGCATGGATCGACCAGCCTTCCCAACTCATATTTTTTGAATCCCGTCCACAGCTTGATACTGACGCCGACGCCCAGGGAACTGCGGGCGGATTGGGagtggagaaggaggagaaggaggtggagaaggtGAGCTGGGGTGTGAGGTGGGATGAGAGAATTAGAGGGACGAGTCTGAGGGTGGAAGGGATTGCAGAGGGGATTTTGGCCAAAGGGTTGATCGGTCCCTAG
- a CDS encoding Hypothetical protein (Similar to TIGR gene model, INSD accession AAW44856.1; CNG04120) — MTAQSFDKLVKLATKPKNAPPKAKYIDSLIAATYADDRSINEIVIVLAQRLRDPNGVVVFKGLLTLHQMIRTGQTEALLDVLARNDVLRLRNIYSQQFQGYVPPASMGAYADYLDGRIRAYRDLKRDLIRVQTESNRRSDGLGAASKARRLRHLPVEKGLLREVKMVQKMLDSLVKCKFYDDDLRDENTVLALRLLVKDLLVLFQAGNEGVCNILEHYFEMSKIDATDSFEIYKSFIKQTDKVVDYLSIARKLHHVLNVPVPNLKHAPTGLVKALEEYLNDPNFEQNRMDYKKSLGVVEGGNRRPSDTEPTRKASPDKNTSTPTKAASPAPEVKPQAPAGASQKIQDFFESIQADQQPTMFGGAPQQINYAQMTVNQHQQFNPFRQSMMMPQQTGFMQPQMTGFSHPQQQGFLQPQQTGAMAFGRQSIMPMSTGQPGAGGEFGFIQPPHAQAQQPQMQMQMQPQQTGFLQPQATGFNPFRQSIMPTGNGMGIGSLSGPMSQPSSPSPFAQLSHQTQGQAQIQRPGSTPAFFTPPSNATATGPSSEPKPLTAQATGSKNPFAPAGGAVPPVPSLPSQHQPPQKKPTMNEMMMGLHTGNAGGAWNQPQAQPQQTQPTGQTQTGQQGNAQGTGMSSTASEFTSNKNQTNGSAGANTSSGGGGTDFLSQFGSLSVNPINASSPSTQIAASSSNPLSFLSTNPTGSTSATSGLTSQTTGANTNSSSNGFLQPQPTGYHGSNVKPFKPSSSFGNQLIESLPPLPESGPGSNPSSTVASPSGAGAAGGVQPQTTGFPGLGSLSFQNSGNPAGSSAGTGSGLIPQMTGAPNPFRQSTMFGGSSSSGTGSLNPQITGMGAFSGLSAFGGQQNQGHGQGMFGQQQQQQTPFQQQAQQGSLI; from the exons ATGACGGCCCAATCCTTCGATAAGCTTGTAAAGCTTGCAACAAAGCCAAAGAACGCGCCTCCGAAAGCAAAGTACATCGATTCACTCATCGCTGCTACCTATGCCGACGACCGCTCGATCAACGAGATTGTGATTGTACTCGCACAAAGGTTGAGGGATCCAAATGGCGTG GTCGTGTTCAAAGGCCTTCTTACGCTGCACCAGATGATACGCACTGGGCAGACGGAAGCGCTGCTCGATGTTCTCGCCCGCAACGATGTTTTGAGACTCCGGAATATCTACAGCCAGCAGTTTCAAG GATACGTCCCCCCTGCGAGCATGGGCGCTTATGCAGACTATCTCGACGGCAGAATCAGGGCGTACAGAGACTTAAAGCGAGATCTTATAAGAGTGCAGACAGAGTCTAACAGGAGGAGCGATGGGCTGGGTGCTGCTT CAAAAGCAAGGAGATTAAGACATCTTCCTGTGGAGAAGGGTTTGCTGAGAGAGGTCAAGATGGTGCAAAAGATGCTGGACAGTCTCGTCAAGTGCAAG TTTTACGACGATGATTTGAGGGACGAAAATACAGTTTTGGCATTGAGACTTCTTGTGAAAGACTTGCTTGTCCTGTTCCAGGCCGGTAACGAAGGCGTCTGCAACATCCTAG AGCATTATTTCGAAATGTCCAAGATCGACGCCACCGACTCGTTTGAAATCTATAAATCTTTTATCAAACAAACTGACAAAGTCGTTGATTACCTCTCCATTGCCCGAAAACTCCACCATGTCTTGAACGTTCCTGTGCCCAACCTCAAACACGCCCCAACAGGGCTCGTCAAAGCGTTGGAAGAGTACCTCAACGATCCCAACTTTGAGCAGAATAGGATGGACTATAAGAAGAGTTTAGGAGTCGTTGAGGGAGGTAATAGGCGTCCGAGCGATACAGAGCCGACAAGGAAGGCTTCGCCCGATAAAAACACATCGACACCAACCAAGGCTGCATCCCCTGCGCCGGAAGTTAAGCCCCAAGCTCCCGCGGGAGCCTCACAGAAAATCCAAGATTTCTTTGAATCTATTCAGGCGGACCAGCAGCCTACCATGTTTGGTGGTGCTCCTCAACA GATCAATTATGCTCAGATGACTGTCAACCAGCATCAGCAATTCAATCCCTTCCGCCAGTCAATGATGATGCCTCAGCAAACTGGATTCATGCAGCCTCAGATGACCGGCTtttctcatcctcaacaACAAGGTTTCCTCCAACCCCAACAAACAGGTGCTATGGCATTTGGAAGACAGTCCATCATGCCCATGTCTACCGGACAACCAGGTGCAGGAGGAGAATTCGGTTTCATCCAGCCACCTCATGCGCAAGCCCAACAGCCGCAAATGCAGATGCAGATGCAGCCTCAACAAACTGGATTCCTCCAGCCTCAGGCCACTGGGTTTAACCCTTTCAGGCAGAGTATCATGCCTACCGGCAATGGTATGGGTATAGGCAGTTTGAGCGGGCCCATGTctcagccttcttctccttcgcCTTTTGCCCAATTATCTCACCAGACCCAAGGACAAGCTCAAATTCAGCGCCCAGGATCGACACCTGCATTCTTTACTCCTCCATCCAACGCCACTGCTACAGGCCCTAGTTCCGAGCCTAAACCTCTGACGGCCCAAGCAACAGGCTCGAAGAACCCCTTCGCCCCGGCAGGTGGCGCTGTTCCCCCCGTACCTAGTCTTCCATCCCAGCACCAGCCTCCGCAGAAGAAGCCAACAATGAAtgagatgatgatgggTCTTCATACCGGTAATGCTGGTGGAGCATGGAATCAGCCTCAAGCGCAGCCACAGCAGACTCAACCAACGGGTCAAACTCAAACTGGACAGCAAGGGAATGCTCAGGGTACAGGGATGTCGAGCACCGCAAGCGAGTTTACGTCAAACAAGAATCAGACGAATGGTTCTGCTGGTGCGAACACGAGCAGTGGCGGTGGTGGGACGGACTTCTTGTCTCAATTCGGATCATTGTCCGTCAATCCCATAAATgcttcctctccatctACACAAATagcagcttcttcttcgaACCCGCTTTCGTTCTTGTCCACCAACCCTACAGGTAGTACCAGCGCGACGTCAGGTCTCACTTCACAGACTACGGGCGCAAACACGAACAGCAGTTCGAATGGTTTCCTTCAACCCCAACCTACCGGGTATCACGGCTCTAACGTTAAGCCATTTAAGCCTTCGAGCAGCTTTGGTAATCAATTGATAGAGAGCTTACCACCCCTTCCTGAATCCGGCCCTGGATCAAACCCCAGTTCTACTGTCGCCTCACCGAGTGGCGCTGGTGCGGCTGGGGGCGTCCAACCACAGACTACAGGTTTCCCCGGCTTAGGATCCTTGTCATTCCAGAACAGTGGGAACCCTGCAGGGTCGTCAGCGGGGACTGGCAGCGGATTGATTCCCCAAATGACCGGAGCTCCCAATCCGTTTAGGCAATCTACCATGTTTGGAGGATCGTCGTCCTCCGGTACCGGAAGCTTGAATCCGCAGATAACAGGGATGGGCGCCTTTAGCGGATTATCGGCGTTTGGTGGACAACAGAATCAAGGGCATGGACAAGGGATGTTTGgacagcaacagcagcagcaaaCGCCGTTCCAACAGCAAGCCCAGCAGGGATCTTTAATCTGA
- a CDS encoding uncharacterized protein (Similar to TIGR gene model, INSD accession AAW44854.1), which produces MYSLVHSTSLDTSEIHHHHIPERAAYFSRKSNILNVIFVKRAWAWTSALYLLHLVTSPRNSSGMSSFSASPNGGWVRRLLVWVAATACWAIFARWFFGAGLGDRIIALTGGNCALPLPPSISPILARHTFGNLFTAGPQGSSGDEKLYIALPYKFCSGIPLTPGALPELFALLPGGGKGTVIPPGGGPTASHESLAPLPRPRWHRGFDISGHSFLLTLCIMVLGRELAPAWQAWACGKTAGLLNGRGRGWKGKVHGLITLAATGLVGIWMWMVLMTAVYFHNPPEKLAGLLLGLLSSGLINLFIPAFPPSPFNPITTTRTSTPPGSGSGSREGDGRPLSQSFGDDGEEEGVVDENKARRGSVVNDGIIYEVEEEQDGKGEEEDLNVRVSVTQKKASATKEKAKEQ; this is translated from the exons ATGTACTCACTTGTCCACTCTACATCCCTCGACACTTCTGAAATACATCATCACCACATCCCTGAACGAGCTGCCTATTTTTCTCGTAAATCCAATATCCTCAATGTCATATTTGTCAAACGAGCTTGGGCTTGGACATCTGCCCTTTACCTCTTACACCTAGTCACTTCTCCTCGAAACAGTTCCGGCATGTCTAGCTTTTCCGCTTCTCCCAACGGCGGATGGGTCAGGAGACTATTGGTATGGGTAGCAGCTACCGCATGCTGGGCTATATTCGCGAGGTGGTTTTTTGGTGCAGGTCTTGGAGATCGAATCATTGCCCTTACGGGCGGGAATTGTGCCCTTCCTTTACCACCCTCTATCTCACCTATCCTCGCCCGGCACACATTTGGTAATCTATTCACTGCCGGACCTCAAGGCTCATCAGGCGATGAAAAGCTCTACATCGCCCTCCCCTACAAATTTTGCAGCGGGATCCCTCTCACACCCGGCGCTTTACCTGAACTATTTGCTCTCCTTCCTGGCGGTGGCAAAGGAACTGTCATCCCGCCGGGAGGCGGACCCACCGCTTCGCACGAAAGCCTAGCTCCCCTTCCACGTCCAAGATGGCACAGAGGTTTCGACATCTCTGGTCACTCTTTCCTCCTGACTTTATGTATCATGGTCCTCGGCCGCGAGCTCGCTCCTGCCTGGCAAGCTTGGGCATGTGGTAAAACGGCTGGGCTACTCAATGGAAGGGGTAGAGGATGGAAGGGCAAGGTTCATGGGTTGATAACCCTTGCAGCGACGGGGCTAGTAGGCATCTGGATGTGGATGGTGCTCATGACGGCTGTGTACTTTCATAACCCGCCCGAAAAGCTTGCAGGGCTTT TGCTCGGTCTCTTATCTTCCGGCTTGATCAACCTTTTCATTCCCGCCTTTCCCCCTTCACCCTTTAACCCGATCACAACAACGCGGACCTCAACACCTCCAGGCTCAGGCTCGGGTTCACGTGAGGGGGATGGACGACCACTTTCCCAAAGTTTTGGtgatgatggagaagaggaaggggtGGTAGATGAGAATAAGGCAAGGAGAGGGAGTGTGGTGAATGATGGGATTATTTACgaggttgaagaggagcaggatgggaaaggtgaagaagaagaccTTAATGTGAGAGTGAGCGTTACGCAGAAAAAGGCCTCAGCGACAAAGGAGAAGGCCAAGGAGCAGTAA
- a CDS encoding SEC14 cytosolic factor (Phosphatidylinositol/phosphatidylcholine transfer protein), putative (Similar to TIGR gene model, INSD accession AAW44858.1): protein MATTDFLSGHPGHLSEAQQSTLEAFRTELLSSGLIPAEGDKEAFVQRIGYDRFDDNTLLRFLRARKFDIPKAKIMWEANEKWRKEFGADDIAANGFDYPEYEQVAQYYPQYYHKSDKDGRPVYIEQLGKLDIPKLYALTTQERQLKRLVSEYEKFLRDRCPACSKEVGHLVETSCTILDLYNAGISSFYKVKDYVSAASNIGQNYSRDNGSHVHHQRPLPLLHRLVPHQTLAGRGYRSQNPYPR, encoded by the exons ATGGCCACCACAGACTTTCTCTCAGGACACCCAGGACACCT CTCAGAGGCGCAGCAATCCACCCTTGAAGCCTTCCGAACAGAGCTTCTGTCCTCTGGCCTCATCCCCGCTGAAGGCGACAAGGAAGCGTTTGTTCAGCGTATTGGCTATGATCGTTTCGATGACAACACCCTCTTGAGGTTCTTGAGGGCGCGTAAATTTGATATCCCCAAGGCCAAGATCATGTGGGAGGCCAACGAAAAGTGGAGAAAAGAGTTTGGCGCGGATGATATTGCTGC CAACGGCTTTGACTATCCCGAATACGAACAAGTCGCGCAATACTATCCGCAGTACTATCACAAGTCCGACAAGGACGGTCGTCCTGTCTACATCGAGCAGCTCGGCAAGCTCGATATCCCCAAGCTTTACGCGCTCACCACCCAGGAGAGACAGCTCAAGCGACTTGTTTCAGAGTATGAAAAGTTCCTCAGGGATCGATGCCCTGCCTGTTCCAAGGAGGTTGGACACCTTGTGGAGACTAGTTGTACTATTCTGGACTTGTACAATGCCGGTATCTCCAGTTTCTACAAGG TCAAGGACTATGTCTCTGCCGCCTCTAACATTGGCCAAAACTACT CCCGAGACAATGGGTCACATGTTCATCATCAACGCCCCTTACCTCTTCTCCACCGTCTGGTCCCTCATCAAACCCTGGCTGGACGAGGCTACCGTTCGCAAAATCCATATCCTCGGTAA
- a CDS encoding Hypothetical Protein (Similar to TIGR gene model, INSD accession AAW44852.1), which translates to MASMLERLLAKTLPKQTPPTDDQPDSTPYRPRREPLPYEIPDPKGTPWLLKLPDEVLERVFSNVDRVSFVRCHRVCSQINNFLSGNASMKLRNLLQTSSLILNPNALLPDAVNTHLVPPSKAQLLDTLRERLMRFRTFSPKSEETIKFQEYEGRLYEFLEGVLVRSVPTPYSRQIGNEIGVYEFGKMGEWEDVKNKPGDGKDGGVKHGDEDDAMDEIIDIEEGEEFGNIRRTHKFGFQMLDFAFDPGQDLFVVAEYKPHPQDPTINLHLFTLSTFQPHPRAKEHILTWPSGTLYGRAPSLGFQICDDGLFVLKNHHRGSKDMLCGWQWTTGRLAVTLIAPHTSTFESFICLTPSSFAIPSVSTTLNPDSEILGDLTDPSDLIFSHHLNIYAFPPLSSMTVNEHEPLPPPHTATHVTTIDLPEFVIDFENNLPPPRMTIRADPAPRYNLPIHPIGSPQPFIPDPESGIVVLEFYCQPTEDEEGHLQTTHYVMFVRKKTLLGYLPAPTSPLLFSAFPRPAPVVPFANIAAKVRMLGPHQYVPSWVCYVYQDRYVTRSDVESEPCIQLYDFDPMRVRQAQFDPELKDGGSSFELITEEADVPSHQEYRHSTLVHSVRTGAELPCTVTELELPDDGVHTIIIDAERIIAFDDSEDENDELFMRVMEF; encoded by the exons ATGGCATCCATGTTGGAGCGCCTTCTGGCAAAAACTTTGCCGAAGCAAACTCCTCCAACCGATGACCAGCCCGATTCTACACCTTATCGCCCTCGCCGAGAGCCTCTTCCATACGAGATCCCAGACCCTAAAGGCACTCCATGGCTTCTCAAACTCCCAGATGAAGTCCTCGAGAGAGTGTTTTCTAATGTTGACCGTGTGTCATTTGTGCGGTGTCATCGA GTTTGTTCACAGATCAACAATTTCCTGAGCGGAAATGCTTCTATGAAGCTTCGAAACCTCTTACAAACTTCTTCCCTTATCCTCAATCCCAATGCTCTCCTTCCTGATGCCGTCAACACGCATCTCGTGCCGCCCTCTAAGGCCCAGCTTTTGGACACTCTCCGAGAACGTCTCATGCGTTTCCGTACTTTTTCACCCAAGTCCGAGGAGACTATCAAATTCCAAGAATATGAGGGGAGGTTATATGAGTTTTTGGAAGGTGTGTTGGTGAGGAGTGTACCTACCCCATACTCAAGACAGATTGGGAATGAGATTGGAGTGTATGAGTTCGGGAAGATGGGAGAGTGGGAGGATGTGAAGAATAAACctggagatggaaaagatggTGGTGTAAAACACggggatgaggatgatgcGATGGATGAGATCATTGATATTGAGGAAGGTGAGGAGTTTGGCAATATAAGACGAACGCACAAGTTTGGCTTTCAGATGTTGGATTTTGCGTTTGATCCGGGACAGGATCTTTTTGTTGTAGCCGAATATAA GCCCCACCCCCAAGATCCGACAATCAATCTTCACCTTTTCACTCTCTCCACCTTCCAGCCTCATCCACGAGCCAAAGAGCATATCCTTACTTGGCCCTCAGGAACCCTCTATGGGAGAGCTCCTTCATTAGGCTTTCAGATCTGTGACGATGGGCTGTTCGTGCTCAAGAACCATCATCGCGGAAGTAAAGATATGCTCTGCGGATGGCAATGGACGACAGGTCGATTGGCAGTCACATTGATTGCTCCTCATACATCCACATTCGAGTCTTTCATTTGCCTTACACCTTCATCTTTTGCCATTCCCAGCGTATCGACGACCTTGAACCCTGATTCTGAAATCCTTGGCGATCTTACTGACCCGAGCGATCTCATATTCTCCCATCATCTCAACATCTACGCCTTTCCGCCTCTTTCGAGCATGACAGTGAACGAACACGAgccccttcctcctccgcATACAGCCACACACGTTACAACTATTGACTTACCCGAATTCGTCATTGATTTTGAAAACAATCTGCCTCCACCACGAATGACGATTCGTGCCGATCCTGCGCCGAGGTACAATCTTCCCATTCACCCTATCGGATCTCCTCAGCCGTTCATTCCCGATCCTGAAAGCGGTATTGTCGTCCTCGAATTTTACTGTCAGCCTActgaagatgaagagggaCATCTGCAGACCACGCATTATGTAATGTTTGTTAGAAAGAAGACATTGTTGGGTTATCTTCCTGCACCGACGAGCCCGTTGTTGTTCAGTGCGTTTCCTAGACCCGCGCCAGTCGTGCCATTTGCAAATATCGCAGCCAAAGTAAGGATGCTCGGTCCTCACCAGTATGTCCCAT CATGGGTATGCTACGTTTACCAAGACCGATATGTCACCAGAAGCGATGTCGAAAGCGAACCTTGTATCCAGCTGTACGACTTTGATCCTATGCGGGTCCGTCAAGCCCAGTTTGACCCCGAATTGAAAGATGGTGGAAGTTCTTTTGAATTGATCACAGAGGAAGCCGATGTACCATCGCATCAAGAATATAGACACTCGACTTTAGTTCATAGTGTGAGGACAGGAGCGGAATTGCCTTGTACGGTGACGGAGCTGGAACTGCCGGATGATGGGGTGCATACGATCATCATTGATGCGGAGAGAATTATCGCTTTCGAT GATTCGGAAGACGAGAACGACGAGTTGTTCATGCGCGTCATGGAGTTTTAG